A single window of Arvicanthis niloticus isolate mArvNil1 chromosome X, mArvNil1.pat.X, whole genome shotgun sequence DNA harbors:
- the Gpr143 gene encoding G-protein coupled receptor 143 encodes MASPRLGIFCCPTWDAATQVVLSFQPRVFHALCLGSGALRLVLGLLQLLPGRGSVGHRAPATSPAASVHILRAATACDLLGCLGIVIRSTVWVAYPEFIENISNVNGTDIWPAAFCVGSAMWIQLLYSACFWWLFCYAVDVYLVIRRSAGRSTILLYHIMTWGLAVLLCVEGAVMLYYPSVSRCERGLDHAIPHYVTTYLPLLLVLVANPILFHKTVTSVASLLKGRKGVYTENERLMGAVIKTRFFKIMLVLIACWLSNIINESLLFYLEMQPDIHGGSLKRIQNAARTTWFIMGILNPAQGILLSLAFYGWTGCSLDVHSPKMVIQWETMTASAAEGTYQTPVGSCVPHQNPRKVVCVGGHTSDEVLSILSEGSDASTVEIHIATGSRNIKEVDSISQAQGDI; translated from the exons ATGGCCTCCCCGCGCCTGGGAATCTTCTGCTGCCCTACGTGGGACGCAGCAACGCAGGTGGTGCTGAGCTTCCAACCGCGGGTGTTCCATGCGCTGTGCTTGGGCAGTGGCGCTCTCCGCCTGGTGCTGGGCCTCCTTCAACTCCTACCAGGGCGCGGATCTGTTGGTCACAGGGCGCCTGCGACCTCCCCAGCAGCCTCAGTCCACATCCTCCGTGCTGCCACCGCCTGTGACTTGCTCGGCTGCTTGG GAATCGTTATCAGGTCCACAGTGTGGGTAGCGTACCCAGAGTTCattgaaaacatttcaaatgtgaatGGAACAGACATTTGGCCTGCTGCTTTCTGTGTGGGGAGTGCG ATGTGGATCCAGCTGTTGTACAGTGCCTGCTTCTGGTGGCTCTTCTGCTATGCGGTTGATGTATACTTGGTGATCAGGAGATCAGCAGGACGGAG cACCATCCTGCTGTACCACATCATGACCTGGGGCCTGGCTGTGCTGCTCTGTGTGGAGGGTGCAGTCATGCTCTACTACCCTTCTGTGTCCAG GTGTGAGAGGGGCCTGGACCATGCCATCCCCCATTATGTCACCACATACTTGCCACTTCTGCTTGTCCTTGTGGCCAACCCAATCCTGTTTCACAAGACAGTGACTTCAG TGGCCTCTttactgaaaggaagaaaaggtgtttacacagagaatgagagactgaTGGGGGCCGTGATCAAGACTCGTTTTTTCAAAATAATGCTGGTGTTAATTGCATG TTGGTTGTCCAATATCATCAATGAAAGTCTCTTGTTCTACCTTGAAATGCAACCAGATATCCATGGAGGCTCTCTGAAACGCATCCAGAATGCAGCCAGGACCACATGGTTTATTATG GGAATACTGAATCCAGCCCAAggaattctcttgtctctggccTTCTATGGCTGGACAGGATGCAGCCTGGATGTCCATTCTCCCAAGATGGTGATTCAGTGGGAAACAATGACTGCCTCGGCTGCTGAGGGCACATACCAGACCCCTGTGGGTTCCTGTGTGCCCCATCAAAACCCCAGGAAGGTGGTGTGTGTTGGAGGGCACACTTCTGATGAGGTGCTGAGCATTTTGTCGGAAG